A region of Pyxidicoccus parkwaysis DNA encodes the following proteins:
- a CDS encoding MXAN_6577-like cysteine-rich protein, whose translation MGGPLLPALLMAVLSLTLTGCPEEGVVCTSGLAVCGNACVDLSGDTANCGSCGNACGDGQSCQSGTCACRPGTESCDGTCVATATDVAHCGSCGNACPSGQVCESGTCREACSAGTARCGGSCIDVLADALNCGACGHACPDVQTCHAGRCAYDVVTACYTNGQLVGIQAGTDALGPRRQFGGGVQSLASWDGFVLAADATNSKLLQAAGGELGTIAEEDSLGSVASSPNDVFVDPPYVYVVDSVNNTLQVLKREGPSQGGGLGLRTVAQINLGPNTSPQAIAKWGSTLYVPLFGTAGSNFQQGNAVARVDVSNPEQPRKLDTLPLTGLDLKSFDGGTVLPLPYSATATDGGVYVALTNLNPYNNYLPNGPGMLARIDPSDGGVRAIDLGARDCLNAGYVEAVGGQLVVACLGEARLDRANGSRADSVRATGLVLVKDDVPVASYALSPGCEPGTEGCRVSVAGRFAVARGAVYLADTNSGRVFVVQVEDGKLVERRGYTTPQAQGPALDACPVDPRRPVSNAIDVTALP comes from the coding sequence ATGGGCGGGCCGCTGCTCCCCGCGCTGCTCATGGCCGTGCTGTCCCTGACGCTCACCGGGTGTCCGGAGGAGGGCGTGGTCTGCACCTCGGGCCTTGCCGTCTGTGGCAACGCTTGCGTGGACCTGAGCGGAGACACCGCGAACTGTGGCAGCTGTGGCAATGCGTGCGGCGACGGACAGTCATGTCAGTCCGGCACATGTGCGTGCCGCCCGGGCACGGAGTCCTGTGACGGCACCTGCGTGGCCACGGCGACGGACGTGGCCCACTGTGGCTCCTGCGGCAACGCGTGTCCCTCCGGTCAGGTCTGCGAGTCGGGCACCTGCCGCGAGGCCTGCTCGGCGGGCACGGCTCGCTGTGGCGGCTCGTGCATCGACGTGCTGGCGGATGCGCTGAACTGCGGTGCCTGTGGCCACGCGTGCCCGGACGTGCAGACGTGCCACGCGGGACGGTGCGCGTATGACGTCGTGACCGCCTGCTACACCAACGGGCAACTGGTGGGCATCCAGGCGGGAACGGATGCGCTCGGGCCCCGGCGGCAGTTCGGCGGCGGTGTGCAGTCGCTCGCGTCGTGGGATGGCTTCGTGCTCGCCGCGGATGCGACCAACTCCAAGCTGCTCCAGGCCGCGGGCGGCGAGCTGGGCACCATCGCGGAAGAGGACTCGCTGGGCTCCGTGGCCAGTTCTCCCAATGACGTGTTCGTGGACCCTCCGTACGTCTACGTCGTCGACTCGGTGAACAACACGCTCCAGGTGCTCAAGCGCGAGGGTCCATCCCAGGGCGGCGGCCTCGGCCTGCGCACCGTGGCGCAAATCAACCTGGGGCCCAACACCAGCCCGCAGGCCATCGCGAAGTGGGGCTCGACGCTCTACGTCCCGCTGTTCGGCACCGCCGGCTCCAACTTCCAGCAGGGCAACGCCGTGGCCCGTGTCGACGTCTCCAACCCCGAGCAGCCTCGCAAGCTGGACACCCTTCCCCTCACCGGGCTCGACTTGAAGTCCTTCGACGGCGGCACCGTGCTGCCGCTGCCGTACTCGGCGACGGCCACGGATGGCGGCGTGTATGTGGCCCTCACCAACCTCAACCCGTACAACAACTACCTGCCCAACGGGCCGGGCATGCTCGCTCGCATCGACCCCTCGGATGGTGGAGTGCGAGCCATCGACCTGGGCGCGCGGGACTGTCTCAACGCGGGCTATGTGGAGGCCGTGGGAGGACAGCTCGTGGTGGCGTGCCTGGGCGAGGCCCGGTTGGACCGCGCCAATGGCAGCCGCGCCGACTCCGTGCGCGCCACCGGACTGGTGCTGGTGAAGGACGACGTGCCGGTGGCCTCGTACGCGCTGAGCCCCGGCTGCGAGCCCGGCACCGAGGGCTGCCGCGTCTCCGTGGCCGGACGCTTCGCCGTGGCGCGCGGCGCGGTGTATCTCGCGGACACCAACTCGGGCCGCGTCTTCGTGGTGCAGGTGGAGGACGGGAAGCTCGTCGAGCGCCGTGGCTACACGACACCCCAGGCCCAGGGCCCCGCGCTCGACGCGTGCCCGGTGGACCCGCGCCGGCCCGTGTCCAATGCCATCGACGTCACCGCGCTTCCATGA
- a CDS encoding ABC transporter substrate-binding protein codes for MSLRPSIPRSRGIALVATVLCLLASTALAASVPTSKGPQTLGPRAPAKVRRVVTLAPSLTEMVLTLGAGNTLVGVSRFDMAKEVEKLPRVGGFVDPSIEAVVALKPDLLLVQPGPGNQRPVEKMAELGVPVLLLPLHSVADVLSAMRAVGKALGREKEAEAAVSRIEASRTRVREAAKKLPTPRVLFVYGFEPLVVAGPGSFADELLRDAGGINVAADAGSAYPVYPLERAVTARPDVVVDSADVDVGKEKLRALPGLSQARWVELPSQALLQPGPSLGQGLEELFRLLHPEAALKP; via the coding sequence ATGAGCCTGCGTCCTTCCATTCCACGCTCCAGGGGCATCGCCCTGGTGGCCACCGTGCTGTGCCTCCTCGCGAGCACCGCGCTCGCGGCCAGCGTTCCCACTTCCAAGGGGCCACAGACGCTGGGGCCTCGCGCTCCGGCGAAGGTGCGGCGCGTGGTGACGCTCGCTCCGTCGTTGACGGAGATGGTGCTCACGCTCGGCGCGGGCAACACGCTGGTGGGCGTGTCGCGCTTCGACATGGCGAAGGAGGTGGAGAAGCTGCCTCGCGTGGGAGGCTTCGTGGACCCGTCCATCGAGGCCGTCGTCGCGCTGAAGCCGGACCTCCTCCTGGTGCAGCCGGGGCCGGGCAACCAGCGTCCCGTGGAGAAGATGGCGGAGCTCGGCGTGCCCGTGCTGCTCCTGCCCCTGCACTCCGTGGCGGACGTGCTCTCCGCCATGCGCGCGGTGGGCAAGGCCCTGGGGCGCGAGAAGGAGGCGGAGGCCGCCGTCTCCCGCATCGAGGCCTCGCGCACCCGCGTCCGCGAGGCCGCGAAGAAGCTGCCCACGCCGCGCGTGCTGTTCGTCTACGGCTTCGAGCCGCTCGTGGTGGCCGGGCCCGGCTCCTTCGCGGACGAGTTGTTGAGGGACGCGGGTGGCATCAACGTGGCGGCGGATGCGGGCTCGGCGTACCCCGTGTACCCGTTGGAGCGCGCCGTGACGGCCCGGCCCGACGTGGTGGTGGACTCCGCGGACGTGGACGTGGGCAAGGAGAAGCTGCGCGCGCTCCCGGGCCTGTCACAGGCGCGCTGGGTGGAGCTGCCCTCGCAGGCGCTCCTGCAGCCCGGCCCGTCGCTGGGACAGGGCCTGGAGGAGCTCTTCCGGCTGCTGCACCCGGAGGCGGCGCTGAAGCCGTAG
- a CDS encoding FecCD family ABC transporter permease, whose product MSGAPTPPSSERAYGFRASRVLALLVAFLALAFVAFALAVRFGLQPISLIAALTDPASTDALVFNSIRLPRALLGAIVGAGLAASGTTLQGLLRNPLADPFVLGVSGGAALGATLALTLGLATVGEAAPGMGDALARLSAPALFAFLGAGASILFVLSASRGAAGRAPYAALLTGVIFNSFASAAITLLKTLSAPDRLGEILYWLVGALNIEHGDTLALSALLQAGAIGVMWALSGRLNLLSLGDDDATSLGVPVAATRRWLLLASSASVAGAVALTGLIGFVGLIVPHLLRLVFGPDQRLLVPLSALGGAAFLLLSDLVARLAFPLFNQDLPVGVVTALLGGPLFLVLLRRRTRLGQV is encoded by the coding sequence ATGAGCGGCGCTCCCACGCCTCCTTCGTCGGAGCGCGCCTACGGCTTCCGTGCCTCGCGTGTCCTGGCGCTCCTCGTGGCCTTCCTCGCGCTGGCCTTCGTCGCCTTCGCCCTGGCCGTGCGCTTCGGTCTGCAGCCCATCTCCCTCATCGCCGCGCTGACGGACCCGGCCTCCACCGACGCGCTCGTCTTCAACTCCATCCGCCTGCCTCGCGCGCTGCTCGGCGCCATCGTCGGCGCGGGGCTGGCCGCGTCGGGCACCACGCTCCAGGGGCTCCTGCGCAACCCGCTGGCGGACCCGTTCGTGCTCGGCGTCTCCGGTGGTGCGGCGCTTGGCGCCACGCTGGCGCTCACGCTGGGCCTCGCCACCGTGGGCGAGGCGGCCCCCGGCATGGGCGATGCGCTGGCCCGCCTGTCCGCCCCCGCGCTCTTCGCCTTCCTCGGCGCGGGCGCGTCCATCCTCTTCGTCCTCTCCGCCAGCCGAGGGGCCGCGGGCCGCGCGCCCTATGCCGCGCTCCTCACCGGCGTCATCTTCAACTCCTTCGCCTCCGCCGCCATCACCCTCCTGAAGACGCTGTCCGCGCCGGACCGGCTCGGAGAAATCCTCTACTGGCTCGTGGGCGCGCTGAACATCGAGCACGGCGACACGCTGGCCCTGTCCGCGCTCCTCCAGGCTGGTGCCATCGGCGTCATGTGGGCACTGTCCGGCCGGCTGAACCTCCTGTCGCTCGGCGACGATGACGCGACGTCGCTGGGCGTGCCGGTGGCCGCCACCCGCCGCTGGCTGCTGCTGGCCTCGAGCGCGAGCGTGGCCGGCGCGGTGGCCCTCACCGGCCTCATCGGCTTCGTGGGCCTCATCGTCCCGCACCTGCTGCGGCTCGTCTTCGGTCCGGACCAGCGGCTGCTGGTGCCGCTGTCCGCGCTGGGCGGCGCCGCCTTCCTGCTGCTCTCGGACCTGGTGGCACGGCTGGCTTTTCCCCTCTTCAACCAGGACCTTCCCGTGGGCGTCGTCACCGCGCTCCTCGGAGGTCCGCTCTTCCTGGTCCTGCTGCGGCGGAGGACCCGGCTGGGGCAGGTCTGA
- a CDS encoding cell surface protein, with protein sequence MTWGAALAALLSLAACGDGDGPATPAVDAGTQDSGTDAGSDAGVRPPDVYADAVVEYVPGDGAGFGQDRFPDVVLGPPAGAGPDNGSLDVLSLGRGGRIVLRFTDVAIIDGPGVDLLVFENAFALPGGGTYAETGLVEVSDDGVAWKAFACAFNDADAGYPGCAGVHPVQANPANGVSATDPAVAGGDGFDLATVGLARARFVRITDTGANGYGGTSGGFDLDAVAVVNGAPIQGTAP encoded by the coding sequence ATGACGTGGGGCGCGGCGCTCGCCGCGCTCCTGTCCCTCGCCGCCTGTGGTGACGGGGACGGCCCCGCCACGCCCGCTGTGGACGCGGGGACACAGGACAGCGGCACCGACGCGGGCTCCGACGCCGGAGTCCGCCCGCCGGACGTGTACGCCGACGCGGTCGTCGAGTACGTGCCCGGCGACGGTGCCGGCTTCGGCCAGGACCGCTTCCCGGACGTGGTGCTCGGGCCTCCCGCCGGCGCGGGGCCGGACAACGGCTCGCTCGACGTGCTCTCGCTGGGGCGCGGGGGGCGCATCGTCCTGCGCTTCACGGACGTGGCCATCATCGACGGGCCCGGCGTGGACCTGCTCGTCTTCGAGAACGCCTTCGCCCTCCCTGGCGGAGGGACGTACGCGGAGACGGGCCTGGTGGAGGTGAGCGACGACGGCGTCGCGTGGAAGGCCTTCGCCTGTGCCTTCAACGACGCGGACGCGGGCTACCCGGGCTGTGCCGGCGTGCACCCCGTCCAGGCCAACCCCGCCAACGGTGTCAGCGCCACGGACCCCGCCGTGGCGGGCGGTGACGGCTTCGACCTGGCCACCGTCGGCCTGGCCCGTGCGCGCTTCGTGCGCATCACCGACACGGGTGCCAACGGTTATGGCGGCACGTCCGGCGGTTTCGACCTGGACGCGGTCGCCGTGGTGAACGGCGCTCCCATCCAGGGGACCGCGCCGTGA
- a CDS encoding QcrA and Rieske domain-containing protein, translating into MDRRTALRTLLRCTCALAAAGVGCGGEWREAVVLDAPDAGACAEGLTPGTPEQGWVEVKLDAHPALREPGGSAEVRVPQALLDVVVVHTADGCYAALWRICTHGDCAVGWKPSEGLLECPCHGSRFGSDGRVLQGPATRPLAAFPAVRVGDSVFIHRPR; encoded by the coding sequence GTGGACCGCCGCACCGCGCTGCGCACGCTGCTGCGCTGCACCTGCGCCCTGGCCGCCGCCGGGGTCGGGTGCGGCGGAGAGTGGCGCGAGGCGGTGGTGCTCGACGCGCCGGACGCCGGGGCCTGCGCGGAGGGCCTCACGCCGGGAACGCCCGAGCAGGGCTGGGTGGAGGTGAAGCTCGACGCGCACCCCGCGCTCCGCGAGCCCGGCGGCTCCGCCGAGGTGCGCGTGCCACAGGCGCTGCTGGACGTGGTGGTGGTGCACACCGCGGACGGCTGCTACGCGGCGCTCTGGCGCATCTGCACCCATGGAGACTGCGCCGTGGGGTGGAAGCCCTCCGAGGGGCTGCTGGAGTGCCCCTGCCACGGCTCGCGCTTCGGCTCCGACGGCCGCGTGCTCCAGGGCCCCGCCACCCGTCCCCTCGCCGCCTTCCCGGCCGTGAGGGTGGGGGACTCCGTCTTCATCCACCGGCCTCGCTGA
- a CDS encoding FHA domain-containing protein, translating into MWQIIINGPGYFDTSYDLPEGVTSLGRADENDIVLGGDLVSRRHARLYVEGDALRIEDLGSRNGSRVNGAPLQGSKNLSPGDTVALGENTLSVRQPNTVENAATEMVDLGAGGVVRFGHGQDVGASVVLARNVKDAEVLRLLDNVGPVSFDDTFSASAPVPTATPRVGQETLVLLFRTAEALATATTLSSFLDTTMDRLLERTGATTAVVLLKHSSGAQVPAAVRHRGKLAKGEVPVSDAIVEEALRQGRALAVDDVRDDRRFAGRESVMLYGVDRVLCIPIGSEPPYAGVLYVNTAAKGDTSVEVMLDACTAVAHLVATGVQKFGPRDGSPASERLRRTLERFHPPDVAERRAAEAARQGGKLPGLEERNVTVLHVELVGFGALAAKLGGQRATQMLGDFHSRASGIVFSFEATVEGFLGDSMRALFGVPFAKGEDSVRAVRAALALRADWERAMFRRPEGERCELRMALHTTRALVGMIGNEVRSDYTAVGEGMGVAGWLAATGNPGQVLITGKVLASVGARFDVQPLGERLIRPPKDRMAAFEVIEEDVGQLTNPGLR; encoded by the coding sequence ATGTGGCAGATCATCATCAACGGGCCCGGTTACTTCGACACGTCCTACGATCTGCCCGAGGGCGTGACGAGCCTTGGCCGCGCGGACGAGAACGACATCGTCCTCGGCGGGGACCTCGTCTCGCGCCGTCACGCCCGGCTGTACGTCGAGGGTGACGCCCTGCGCATCGAAGACCTGGGCAGCCGCAACGGCAGCCGCGTCAATGGCGCGCCGCTCCAGGGCTCGAAGAACCTGTCGCCCGGCGACACGGTGGCGCTGGGGGAGAACACGCTCTCCGTCCGCCAGCCCAACACGGTGGAGAACGCCGCCACGGAGATGGTGGACCTGGGCGCGGGCGGGGTGGTGCGCTTCGGCCACGGGCAGGACGTGGGCGCGTCCGTCGTCCTCGCGCGCAACGTGAAGGACGCGGAGGTGCTGCGCCTCCTCGACAACGTGGGGCCCGTCTCCTTCGACGACACCTTCTCCGCGTCCGCGCCGGTGCCCACCGCCACCCCGCGCGTGGGCCAGGAGACGCTGGTGCTGCTGTTCCGCACCGCCGAGGCGCTGGCCACCGCGACGACGCTCTCCAGCTTCCTCGACACCACCATGGACCGGCTGCTGGAGCGCACCGGCGCCACCACCGCCGTGGTGCTGCTCAAGCACTCCTCGGGCGCGCAGGTGCCCGCGGCCGTGCGCCACCGGGGCAAGCTGGCCAAGGGCGAGGTGCCCGTGTCGGACGCCATCGTCGAGGAGGCCCTGCGCCAGGGCCGCGCGCTCGCGGTGGACGACGTGCGCGATGACCGCCGCTTCGCCGGCCGCGAGAGCGTCATGCTCTACGGCGTGGACCGGGTGCTGTGCATCCCCATCGGCTCCGAGCCGCCCTACGCGGGCGTGCTCTACGTCAACACCGCCGCCAAGGGCGACACCAGCGTGGAGGTGATGCTGGACGCGTGCACCGCCGTCGCGCACCTGGTGGCCACGGGCGTGCAGAAGTTCGGCCCGCGCGACGGCTCGCCCGCGTCGGAGCGGCTGCGGCGCACGCTGGAGCGCTTCCACCCGCCGGACGTCGCCGAGCGCCGCGCCGCCGAGGCCGCGCGCCAGGGCGGCAAGCTGCCGGGCCTGGAGGAGCGCAACGTCACCGTGCTGCACGTGGAGCTGGTGGGCTTCGGCGCGCTGGCCGCGAAGCTCGGCGGGCAGCGGGCCACGCAGATGCTGGGCGACTTCCACTCGCGCGCCAGCGGCATCGTCTTCAGCTTCGAGGCCACCGTGGAGGGCTTCCTGGGCGACTCCATGCGCGCCCTCTTCGGCGTGCCCTTCGCCAAGGGAGAAGACTCGGTGCGGGCCGTGCGCGCCGCCCTCGCGCTGCGCGCGGACTGGGAGCGCGCCATGTTCCGCCGCCCGGAGGGGGAGCGCTGCGAGCTGCGCATGGCCCTCCACACCACCCGCGCGCTGGTGGGGATGATCGGCAACGAGGTGCGCTCGGACTACACCGCCGTGGGTGAGGGGATGGGGGTGGCTGGCTGGCTGGCTGCTACCGGCAACCCCGGGCAGGTGCTGATTACGGGCAAGGTCCTGGCCTCCGTGGGGGCCCGCTTCGACGTGCAACCCCTTGGAGAGAGGCTGATTCGGCCTCCCAAGGACCGGATGGCCGCGTTCGAGGTGATTGAGGAGGATGTAGGCCAGCTCACCAACCCGGGCCTGCGCTGA
- a CDS encoding serine/threonine-protein kinase, with protein MNASSQPARLRPFRPQPFGRYTLLSHLATGGMGEIYLARLEGAQGFEKLCVIKKILPQLAEDQEFVERFVGEARTLVRLSHGSVAQVLDMGLHEGEAYMALEHVDGKDLRKVAARVRDRQVPLPLTFILYVMGRVLDALAYAHRKKDDDGEDLKLVHRDISPQNILISYEGEVKVIDFGLAKSRLSAAKTNPSIILGKFLYMSPEQARHQPVDRRSDLYAVGLCLYELICGKNPFDGVHPGELMTEVAQPKIPPLDEVEPLTPRPVTALVAKALAVEPSQRFQTAEEFRGRLQSCLMEIDASAGPESVSRFMRELFAADFQSERRLLASLKEVPRVPPGEAWPEEAGPAGPRPTMQMQPLLPPKTIRLDGPVQPLSFQPTPRSRDGSGPVTDGETRPGVMLDESTRPAFPIEALEEEARARAERRQSAESDEPASSVEVRPEAFVRAEPAAARPPSLTREVPMAVLPPEALPPAPPPRPTPFDLRPTELALPSVGPKSAAPEMPWDDAGEASAAANAESTDPRAEPLATAHEPQPPRGGYAPPPPPPPQRTHVPPVSTALPAVGAQRPQPAPGQVTGSRSGALPAVAPASPPAVAPVRPAVAAPSEPRPAMGAASPSAAPQSAAEALPRPPAGAAPGARAPAPSPSGAPARPQVGAAPPLSAEAGSRPSMAAAPGAPPRTGAVVMPAVSLTPGTPPPPRTASLTAMPMVVPPPAGATPSRGSPSVASAADLDVVPGVAEDGDAPDFDGAAPSDEPEMPVLTPEEMGHAEDGLRPDDQDTRPRIVRPSRTERSDDTQPRVARDADTDPRVQQRHDDTQPRVVLDEALLRDVEGADSGAEEKSGPNRPRGAPRRARASSVSIPAQGAVRRTGSVAPVRPAPAPARVDDDEDDDVRVSLTPHEETRRTPIPVRPGSEPTARNPGEDTRRTAVPERPARKNQRLVAVGLVAALLAVAIVMLALSPAFRVSMGLDPAREDGPPPPKRMAPPVRKTDATRPASAETPEAGAAAATQAPAAGQVVLAAGPGEPARVEPAVAVENAKDVAPTEAPAPAKDPETAKDSAPVAQAPAAQPDTAPAAPTGAAAVAPTGAAPAAPAGTAPGTAVAAPAGTAPGTAVAAADEEAEDPDLLAPLPSSAAQVKRTPTAPPKKPRPVIIRGRGPGPTQLQREWRDTNALFERLKKQYSCTPLGLWCTRHTSILNEVEAAGDVNDTDTLRKVRDMRRDLLKRQKDLE; from the coding sequence ATGAACGCCTCCTCACAACCCGCCCGGCTGAGACCCTTCAGGCCCCAGCCCTTTGGCCGGTACACGCTCCTGTCGCACCTGGCGACGGGCGGCATGGGGGAAATCTATCTCGCGAGGTTGGAGGGCGCGCAGGGCTTCGAGAAGCTGTGCGTCATCAAGAAAATCCTCCCCCAGCTCGCGGAGGACCAGGAGTTCGTCGAGCGCTTCGTGGGCGAGGCGCGCACGCTGGTGCGGCTCAGCCACGGCTCCGTCGCCCAGGTGCTGGACATGGGGCTGCACGAGGGCGAGGCCTACATGGCCCTCGAGCACGTGGACGGGAAGGATTTGCGCAAGGTCGCGGCACGCGTTCGTGACAGACAGGTGCCGCTGCCGCTCACGTTCATCCTCTACGTCATGGGCCGGGTGCTGGACGCGCTCGCCTACGCGCACCGCAAGAAGGACGACGACGGGGAGGACCTGAAGCTCGTCCACCGGGACATCTCGCCGCAGAACATCCTCATCTCCTACGAGGGGGAGGTGAAGGTCATCGACTTTGGCCTGGCGAAGAGCCGGCTGTCGGCGGCGAAGACGAACCCGAGCATCATCCTGGGCAAGTTCCTCTACATGTCGCCGGAGCAGGCGCGGCACCAGCCGGTGGACCGCCGCAGCGACTTGTACGCGGTGGGCCTGTGCCTCTACGAGCTCATCTGCGGGAAGAACCCCTTCGACGGCGTGCACCCCGGCGAGCTGATGACGGAGGTGGCGCAGCCGAAGATTCCGCCGCTGGACGAGGTGGAGCCGCTGACGCCGCGCCCGGTGACGGCGCTGGTGGCCAAGGCGCTGGCGGTGGAGCCGTCGCAGCGCTTCCAGACGGCGGAGGAGTTCCGCGGGCGCCTGCAGTCGTGCCTGATGGAAATCGACGCGAGCGCGGGCCCGGAGAGCGTCAGCCGCTTCATGCGCGAATTGTTCGCCGCGGACTTCCAGTCCGAGCGCCGGCTGCTGGCGAGCCTCAAGGAGGTGCCGCGCGTGCCTCCCGGCGAGGCGTGGCCGGAGGAGGCGGGGCCGGCGGGGCCTCGCCCGACGATGCAGATGCAGCCGCTGCTGCCGCCGAAGACCATCCGCCTGGATGGGCCGGTGCAGCCGCTGTCCTTCCAGCCCACGCCGCGCAGCCGCGACGGCAGCGGACCGGTGACGGATGGCGAGACGCGTCCCGGCGTCATGCTGGACGAGTCCACCCGGCCGGCCTTCCCGATTGAAGCGCTGGAGGAGGAGGCCCGCGCCCGCGCGGAGCGCCGCCAGTCGGCGGAGTCGGACGAGCCGGCGTCCTCGGTGGAGGTGCGGCCGGAGGCCTTCGTCCGCGCCGAGCCCGCCGCCGCGCGCCCGCCCTCGCTGACGCGCGAGGTGCCCATGGCAGTGCTGCCGCCCGAGGCGCTGCCTCCCGCGCCGCCGCCCCGGCCCACGCCGTTCGACCTGCGTCCCACGGAGCTGGCGCTGCCCAGCGTGGGCCCGAAGAGCGCGGCCCCGGAGATGCCCTGGGACGACGCGGGCGAGGCGTCCGCCGCCGCCAACGCGGAGTCGACGGACCCCAGGGCCGAGCCCCTCGCCACCGCGCACGAGCCGCAGCCGCCGCGTGGCGGCTACGCGCCGCCGCCTCCTCCGCCTCCGCAGCGCACCCACGTGCCGCCCGTGTCCACCGCGCTGCCGGCGGTGGGGGCGCAGCGTCCGCAGCCCGCGCCGGGGCAGGTCACGGGCTCCCGCTCGGGGGCGCTGCCGGCCGTCGCGCCCGCGTCTCCTCCCGCCGTGGCTCCGGTGCGTCCGGCGGTAGCGGCGCCTTCCGAGCCCCGTCCGGCGATGGGCGCCGCGTCGCCTTCCGCCGCGCCGCAGTCCGCCGCCGAGGCCCTGCCGCGCCCGCCGGCCGGGGCCGCGCCGGGAGCGCGCGCTCCGGCGCCGTCCCCCTCGGGCGCGCCCGCGCGTCCGCAGGTGGGCGCCGCGCCTCCGCTCTCCGCCGAGGCCGGCTCCCGTCCGTCGATGGCCGCCGCACCCGGGGCGCCTCCTCGCACGGGTGCGGTGGTGATGCCGGCCGTGTCGCTGACGCCCGGGACTCCGCCGCCTCCTCGCACCGCGTCCCTCACGGCGATGCCCATGGTGGTGCCGCCGCCCGCGGGCGCCACGCCGTCCCGGGGCTCGCCCTCCGTCGCTTCCGCCGCCGACCTGGACGTGGTGCCCGGAGTCGCCGAGGACGGTGACGCCCCCGACTTCGACGGCGCGGCTCCCTCGGACGAGCCGGAGATGCCCGTCCTCACCCCCGAGGAGATGGGCCACGCCGAGGATGGACTCCGCCCCGACGACCAGGACACGCGCCCGCGCATCGTCCGTCCGTCGCGCACCGAGCGGAGCGATGACACGCAGCCCCGCGTCGCGCGCGACGCCGACACGGACCCGCGCGTCCAGCAGCGCCACGACGACACGCAGCCCCGCGTGGTGCTGGACGAGGCGCTGCTGCGCGACGTGGAGGGCGCGGACTCCGGAGCGGAGGAGAAGTCCGGCCCCAACCGTCCCCGGGGCGCACCGCGCCGCGCGCGCGCCTCCTCGGTGTCCATTCCCGCGCAGGGCGCCGTCCGCCGCACCGGCTCGGTGGCTCCCGTCCGCCCCGCGCCCGCACCCGCGCGCGTGGACGATGACGAGGACGACGATGTCCGCGTGTCCCTCACGCCACACGAGGAGACGCGCCGCACGCCCATTCCCGTCCGTCCGGGCTCCGAGCCCACCGCGCGCAACCCCGGCGAGGACACGCGCCGCACGGCGGTGCCCGAGCGTCCCGCGCGCAAGAACCAGCGCCTGGTGGCCGTGGGACTGGTGGCAGCCCTGCTGGCCGTCGCCATCGTGATGCTCGCGCTCAGCCCGGCGTTCCGCGTCTCCATGGGGCTGGACCCGGCTCGCGAGGACGGGCCTCCGCCGCCGAAGCGCATGGCGCCGCCGGTGCGCAAAACGGACGCCACCCGGCCCGCGAGCGCCGAGACGCCCGAGGCCGGTGCCGCCGCCGCCACCCAGGCCCCGGCCGCGGGCCAGGTGGTGCTGGCCGCGGGCCCCGGCGAGCCCGCTCGCGTCGAGCCCGCCGTGGCCGTCGAGAACGCGAAGGACGTCGCGCCCACCGAGGCGCCCGCTCCGGCGAAGGACCCCGAGACGGCGAAGGACTCCGCGCCCGTCGCGCAGGCTCCCGCCGCGCAGCCGGACACCGCTCCGGCCGCGCCCACCGGTGCTGCGGCGGTCGCGCCCACTGGCGCTGCGCCGGCCGCGCCCGCCGGCACCGCGCCGGGCACGGCCGTGGCCGCACCCGCCGGCACCGCGCCGGGCACGGCCGTGGCCGCGGCGGACGAGGAAGCCGAGGACCCGGACCTGCTCGCGCCGCTGCCGTCATCCGCCGCGCAGGTGAAGCGCACCCCGACGGCGCCTCCGAAGAAGCCGCGCCCCGTCATCATCCGCGGCAGGGGGCCCGGGCCCACCCAGCTGCAGCGCGAGTGGCGCGACACCAACGCGCTCTTCGAGCGGCTGAAGAAACAGTATTCGTGCACGCCGCTCGGGCTGTGGTGCACGCGGCACACGAGCATCCTCAACGAGGTGGAGGCGGCCGGCGACGTCAACGACACGGACACGCTGCGCAAGGTGCGGGACATGCGGCGTGACCTGCTGAAGCGGCAGAAGGACCTGGAATAG